The genomic region TTGCCTCGGCGGACTATCTGCGGCAGGCAGAGGCAGAACTCACCTTTTGTCAGCAGCACAACATCCGTATATTTACTTACACTGACCCCGATTACCCCGCACTTCTGGGGCAGTGTCTCGATAGCCCTGTGGTATTTTACCAGCGTGGCAATGTCAATCTCACCAATAAGCGCATCCTCAGTGTGGTGGGCACACGGCAAGTAACCCCTTACGGCATTGCCACCTGTGAGCAACTTATTGAGGCTTTGGCACCCTTGGGTGTGGTGGTGGTCAGCGGCTTTGCTTATGGGGTGGATATCACCGCACATAAGGCAGCCGTAAAGCACAAGCTGCAAACGGTCGCCTGCTTAGCCCACGGGCTGCACATCATCTACCCCAAGGTGCACAGCAAGTACTGCGCTGAGATAGAGTACAACGGCGGCTTCATCACCGATTTCGGACACCTTTGCGACTTCGACCGCAAGAACTTCCTTGCGCGTAACCGCATCATTGCAGGCTTGGCAGAGGCTACGGTAGTCATCGAGTCAGGACGCAAAGGAGGAAGCCTTGTAACAGCAGACATTGCCAACGCTTATGGTAGGGAAGTGTTTGCCGTGCCAGGGCGTATCACCGATACGTACAGCACAGGTTGCAATGAGCTGATCGCCAGCGACAAAGCCCACGCTCTGCTCTCAGCCGAGAGCCTCATTGAGCGTCTCCAATGGCGATTTGCCCAGCCCAAAGCCATACAACAACAGCTCTTTTTCAACCTTTCGGGCGATGAACAGCGCGTCTACGATTTTCTCAAAGCTCACGGCAAGCAAACCCTCGATGAGCTCGCCTCTGCACTGCAACAGCCTATTTACCAACTTTCACCCCTGCTCGTACAATTAGAGATGAAAGGCGCACTACGCCCGCTCCCAGGCAAAATGTTTGAAAGTGTAGGGTAATATGCGCAAAATCATTCACATCGATATGGATGCCTTCTTTGCGTCTGTTGAGCAGCTCGACTTCCCATACTTACGTGGGAAGGCAATTGCTGTGGGCGGTGCTGAAGCCCGTGGGGTAGTGGCAGCTGCCAGCTACGAGGCGCGCAAATACGGCGTGCGCAGTGCGATGAGTGGTGTGCAAGCACGCAAACGCTGTCCACACCTCATCTTTATGCCTCCGCGCTTTGAGCGATACAAGCAGATTTCAATGCAAATACGCGCCATCTTCCACGAATATACCGACTTGGTGGAACCTCTTTCTCTCGACGAGGCTTATTTAGACGTTACGGTCAATAAGAAGAACAACCCCTCAGCTACGCTTATCGCTCAGGAAATACGCGAGCGCATCTTTCGTGAAACGGGGCTTACTGCCTCTGCGGGCATCTCCTTCAATAAGTTTGTAGCAAAGATTGCCAGCGACTACAACAAACCCAATGGGCAAAAGACCGTTACCCAAGCCGAAGTACAGGATTTCTTAGACAATCTCGATATTAAGAAGTTCTATGGTGTGGGTAAGGTTACGGCGATGAAGATGTATGAACACCATATTTTTACGGGGAAAGACTTGCGTGAGCAATCGCTTGAATACTTAGAGAAGCACTTTGGCAACAGTGGGGCTTACTACTACCAGCTGGCGCGGGGTATTCATCACGGCGAAGTGGTGCCTTATCGCGAACCTAAGTCCATAGGTACGGAGCACACCTTTGCTCAGAACCTCACCAGCGAAATCTATATGGAGGAAAAGCTCGCCCTGATTGCCGACGAACTCACTGAGCGGTTGCAACGGCGAAAGCTATCGGGCAGGACGATTACGCTAAAGATAAAGTACAGCAATTTCACGCTGCATACTCGCAGCAAAACCCTCGACCACTACATCAGCAGCAAGGATGAAATACTGCAACACATCCGCGAGCTGCTCTACCAGCAACCCTTTGAGGAGTCGGTACGCCTATTGGGCATCTCACTTTCTAACTTCAACAACACCGAAACCGATGCGCCAGCAACTGCGCAAAAGCCCGAGTACGTACAGCTGAAACTTATCTTTCCTAATTTTGAGAATTAACGCCCTAATACAGGGGCTTATCACCAACTACCTCAGATACTAAAACAGGAAAAAGTACTGCACAGAGATAAAGCTAACTTAAAACCGAGATGAAACCGAGATGAAACCGAGATAAGACCCCCAAAAAAACAGTAAGGCAGAAACTTTAAAAACCGCTATTTGCAGAAAAATAAACCAATATATTAAAGAGCAGAGAGTAATGAGTAATGAGTAGAGAAAGTGACACGAGCTGGTGCAGCAGCAGTATGTGAAGACCACTGCCCCCTGACCTCTGACCCCTAACCCCTAACCCCTCCCCTTTTTCTTAAAAATGCGTTAAAGTTTTTTAAAAAATGCGTTAAATTTAATAAAAGCCTTGCCCATCTCAATATTTTGTTATTCCTTTGCACCGTTGAATGAGTAAATAATTACTCGCTATTAGAAAAGATTATTAATTTTTAAAAAAAGAGAATTTATGAAAAAGTATTTTCTTATGTGCTTCGTCGCAGCTGCCGCTATGGTAGGCTGTAGCACCGAAGCGGACGACGGTGTGGGCTTGAAGCCCAGTGGAAACAGTGAAAGCAACTTCTATTTCCGCAATGGCGCCAGACACACTATTACCATCGAAGAAAGACAGAGCAGAGAGGTTACTATTGAAAACATCTCTGATAACTTCGAGGCTAAAGAAGATGCCAACGGCGGCATCACTGCAGTAAAGGCTACCCAGCCTACACGTTTGATCATCAACGCTTACAGAGAGGGCACTTACCCCATCACCCTTACCGATGGCGCAAACACTGCCCAGCTGATTGTAAACGTTACCCCTCGCGACACAGGCTGGCACAACGGCGTTTATACCATTAAGGATATCGACGGCGACCTTACTGAGGAGAACTCAACAGGCTACGTAGAGTTCGAAACCGAACAAGGCTTTACCTCTTATGACTATAAGAGCATACAACCGCAATCGGCACAGGATAGAATTTCTGTAAGTGTTTCAGGGGGTATGGTGCGCGTTACTGCCCAAAACCACTACGATGAGGGCACACCTATCACCTTTACCCTTAAGAACGATGATGGCGAAACCCGTACCGTAAAAGTAGAACGCGTTACGAAGTTCTGGGCTGTAAGTCAATATAGTCAGCCAGGTGATATGGTATATGGATTATCTAACCCTAAGTATATCACACAAAACAGCTTTGACAAGCGTGCTACCCCTCCTAAGATGCCTTGGAAAGCAAAATATCTAAGAGGTTACTATGGTACTGGTAACCCTAATACAAGTAGTGATGTTGAATATGATATTGCAGGCAATAAAAAAATCACAAAAGTGGATTTAAACAATGTAGAAGTGATTATGCAAAATTATTCATGGAGTAGTGATGGTGGTCGTTACAGTAGAGGTTATGGTTTTTGGGACTGTACCAATCTAAAAGAAGTGATTGCTAAAAACCTAAAAAGAATTGAATCTGTGAGTGCCTTTGGTAATACCAAATTAACGAAATTAGAGTTGCCAGCAATTGTAAATATCCCTCAAAGTACTTTCTATGGTTCACCAATAACCGTGCTTTCTTTGGGTAAAAACTTAGTTAGCCTTAGTCCAGGTGCGCTTGATGGTATGAATGGCTTGCAAGAGCTACGCTTAGCGGTGGTCAACCCAAGCCAGCTTACATATTTCTACGAGGCAGGAAGTACTAATGGTGGTTTCTTATCATCACCTACAAGTGCAAGGCTATTGGTGCCAAGTGCTGCCCTTGCTGAGTACAACTCACGCTACCCTTGGCTTAACAAAACCTTTAAAGGAGGCGTACAAGGGTTCTAATAATGTATAATGGACAATGAATAATGTATAATTTATTATGTACACTCATTGTTGTATACTATGCACTATTCATTGTACATTATATAAAAAATATTAACACGCTTTGGGGTTTTAGCTTTTAGATAGCTTCAATCACTGCCTAAAAGCTAAAAGCTCGAAGCTCAAAGCTAAAAAAGATGAATAAAATAAAAATATATATTGTAGCCCTTGTGGCAACACTAAGTGCAGGCGTTGCCTCTGCACAGGATAATTACCGCCCTTGGCTCATAGGGGCAGGCGTGAGTACGCTCGATATGCGCGTACCCGATGGTTTTGGCGACCAGCTTAAAGACTGGTTCGGCTACCCTGATATGAACGTAGGTTTCCGTCTTTCGGCAGCGCGCTACCTCAAAAAGGGCTTTACTGCTGAGCTATCATTTGACTACACCAGCGTAAAGCGCGACGAGAACTTCTTCCCCGACCAAGCCGATGCTACCCGTCTTACCGATGCGAAAAGCGCTTGGGGGGTAGACCTCCGCGGGCGTTACCACGTAAACCGCCTTTGGGAAGGGCTCAACTGGCTCGACCCTTACCCACAAGTGGGCGTAGGGGTGTCGTCTATCGACAGCCAGAGCAAGTTTAAAATCGTAGCTGGGATAGGCTCTAACTTCTGGTTTACCGATGTGGTAGGTGCCAACGTGCAAACCGCTTACAAGATTGGCGGCGGCATAGGCAACGATTACTTCCAATGGAGTGCAGGCGTAGTGGTAAAGCTGCCTGTAAAAGGGCTTGAAAACCCTATTGTCGACCACGTAGAGCGCACCAAAGTGCCTAAGGAAAAGAAACATCGTAAAGGGGTGTCAAAAGCTACGAACATCACCCGCGTAGAAACCCCTGAAGAGCGTGCCGCACGTACCGAGCGCGTAACCAAGGAAATCAACCTCTACGCAAAGACCATCCTCTTCGACCTCGACAAGTCGATAGTAAAGCCACAAGCAGAGTTTATCTTGGACAACATCGCCAAGATTATGAACGAAAACCCTGACTTTAACTTTACCGTTGATGGGCACACCGACAACACAGGTACGCCTGAGCACAACCTGAAGCTCTCGCAAGAGCGTGCAGATGCTATCAAGAAGTATTTGCAAAACCACGGTGTTGCTAAAAAACGCTTAGAGGCACACGGCTACGGGCAAACACGTCCATTGGAAAGCAACAACACCGACCGCGGTCGCGAAATCAACCGCCGTGTTGAAATCAATGTGGTGAACTAAATAGCTCACATACTGTCGTCTGACTAAGGGGTACAGCGCCCAACCGACAGTATATAGATATCATTAAGAAAGCTGTCTAAAAAGTAAGTAATAATACTACTACTTTTTAGGCAGCTTTTTATATATGCTACTTTCTCAAAAAGTGGTATGGATGTTTTGCTCTCTACAACCTATTGTGTAAAGAAAATCAACTTACGGCGGTAGATGCTTAGCAGTTTTGATTTGGAGATAAAGCCACAATAGATACCGTCTTTCACCACAGGCAGGTTCCAAGCACCTGTCTGTTGGAATTTGTCCATCACAGTGCTCATCTTATCCTTGCCATACTGCACTACTGCTGGCGGCTTCTGCATTAGCTCCAAAGCGGGAATCTTGTCGTAGTAGTCCGTTTCAAAAATTAAGTGGCGAATGTTGTCCAAGAGGATAATCCCCTCTAAACGATGTGTTTCCCTATCTAATACGGGGTAAATATTGCGTGAAGAATTGCGCACTACCTCGTAAACCACTTCCCTGAGCTTCATATCGGTATATACAGGCACAAAATTGTGCTCTACCACATCCTTAAAGTCCATCAAAGTGAGTATCGATTGGTCTTTATTCTGTGAAATGAGTTCGCCACGCCTGCCGAGTTCAGTGGTGTAGATGGAAAATTGGTTAAAATAGCGCGCTACTGAGTACGACACCGCCGCGGTGAGCATCGCAGGCACCAATAGCGAGTAGCCCCCCGTAACCTCAGCGATGAGAAATACTGCTGTAAGGGGCGCATGTAACACCCCCGCCATCAGCGCTGTCATTCCTACCAAAGTGAAGTTAGGCAAAGCAGCCTTATAACCAAGTATAGGGGACTCGTTGATAATCCGTGCAAAGCAGTTACCCATCACACCTCCCATAAACAGCATTGGCGAGAAAATACCCCCTACGCCGCCTGCACTGAGCGTTACCGTTGTGGCGATGACCTTCACAAAGGAGAGAAAAGCCAACAGTGCGATGATCACCCACGGATTGCTCAAGTCCCAAGCAAAAACCTCAGAAGTCAGTGAGCGTTCTGGGTGCCCTTCCTTGAGGTTATTGATGATCTCGTGCCCTTCACCGTAAAGCGGTGGCATCACAAAGATGAGCAGCCCCAACACTGCCCCACCGATCAGGATACGCTTCCACGGGGTTCCTAATTTATTAAAAAAGCGATTGATATGCTCATTGACGAACATAAAGTAAGCCGACATCAGTCCGCCCACTACGCCCAAAGCGATGTAAAACGGAATACCTTGTAAGGAGAATGCCCGCGTGATCTGCATTGGGATAAGCACCTCACTGCCGAAAAAGAAATAGGAGGTGAAAATGCCACAGAGCGACGAAATGAGCAAGGGCAGCAGTGAGGAGAGCGTCAGGTCGAGCCCAAAGACCTCAATAGCAAACAAGATAGCAGCAATGGGGATCTTAAAAATAGCCGCCAATGCCCCTGCACAAGCACACGCCAACAGCAACATACGGTTGCTCTGGTTGATGTGAAAAAACCGACTGAGGTTAGAGCTAATGCCCGCACCTGTTACCACCATCGGACCTTCCAAACCCACCGAACCTCCAAAGCCGATAGTGATAGGTGCCGTGATAAGGCTCGCATAGGATTGATAACGCTTCATTATCCCCTTTTGATGCGCCACTGCGTAGAGTATCGAAGGGATACCCTGATTGACGTCCTTGCGGATCACATAACGCTTGAGGATATACACCAGCGTAAAACCTATCACGGGTAGCACAAAATAAAACCCATAAGTGATTTGCTGGGCTAAGTTCTGGTCGAGCACCCATTGGATAAAGTGCGTAAAGGAGCGCATCACCAATGCCGCCAAGCCTGAGGCTATACCGAGCACTCCACTGAGGATAAGGATAAAATTGCGCTCTGAGATATGCTTTACCCGCCATATCAGCAGTCGTTTTAAGAATGGATGTTGATGTGTATCTGTTGTCATTGCTTTATAAAAGTGGCTGCAAAGGTACGAATTATTCTGTTTATAGCGGTTTTTATTTGAAAAGTTTTAGGTATTTTTCCGGAGAAATGGCGGGTGTGTCCGCCTTCCGAGATACTCGGAGTGTAATTTTATTAAAAATCCTTGCACAGTATATTTTTTATGGCTATCTTTGCCGTCAGAAAACCAACTGAGATAGCGATGTCTTCACTCAAACAATTTGTAAGTACCTTACTGCTCTTTTGCAGCCTGCTCTCCTACGGACAGCAATACCCCGTAGAGGTGCACGTAGCTGCCACGCCCCCCTATGAACAGTCGCTGCGCGCCTATTGGAGTAGCCCCGAGCGCAAAATACAAGTGCATCTGCTGCTGAAGGATCTCCATTCTGCCACTCAGCAAATCGCCCTGCGCTTCTCTCTGGAGAATATGCAAGGAGGCATCATCGCTCAGACCTCAGACTACGCCCTCCCCTACTTAGAAACCCTCTCCCCCAGCCAGCGCATCACCCTTGATAATCAGCAGTTCCGACAGCTATTCGCCTTTGAGAACCTCACAGGCATCACTCAGCCTTTCTACGACAACCTCCTGCCCGAAGGCGGCTATTTCCTGTGTTTTAGGGCGTTCAACCCCGTCACTCAAATGCCTGTGTCCAACAAAGGGCGCGCCTACATACAGATACGACGCTTCTCCCCGCCTCTGCTCACCCTGCCTCATCGCGGCGAAGTGCTCAGCAAGCTAAGTGACTTTCAGCAACTACCCTTCCAGTGGACACCTCGTGACCCTGTGCCTTTCACACGCTACGAGTTTACCCTCAAAGAGGTCTGGGACTTATCCCTCAGCGCCGAAGAGGCTTTCCTCTCTGGGAGACTCATACACCAAGAGGAGACCTCAGCCACCTCACTGCTCTACGGTGTTGATAAGCCGCTACTGACTGATAACAAGCGCTATGTGTGGCGCGTACGGGCGTTTACCGACAACCCCAATGCTGCAATGGATACGCCTTCGTACTTTAAGAATGGGGGCACTTCTGAGGTGTTTTACTTCGACTATATCAGCCAGTGTCAGCCGCCGCAGATGCTCAGCGCTAAGGCTCAGAGCCACTCCGCCAACGTGCAATGGATAGGCAGCCTGCCCATAGGCACTGAGGGCAGCTACAAAGTGATGTACCGTGAGAAAGGCAAAACGTGGCACTCGCAACTCGCCTCGCAGCCCTCCACCACCTTGGTAGGGCTGAAGGATGGCAAGAGGTATATCTACAAAGTGGGGGTGCCTTGTAACTTGCAAGGTGGCAATGTTGGAGTTTTTGGTGGGCAGGCGTATGCTTTTAGTCCTGAACAGGAGTTTAATACCCCGCAAAAGACTGACAAAGAGGGCAATGTACAGTGCGGCACTAAGCCGACGATACGCATCACCAACCGCGAGCCGCTACAAGACCCTCTCGCTCCTAACGACACTTTTATTGCAGGGGATTTCCCTGTGACTGTACTTGAAGCTCAAGGGGGTGGGGGTACTTACTCGGGCAAGGGTATCGTGGAGATCCCCTACCTAGCAAACTCGAAGGTGCTGGTGACCTTTAGCAACATCAAACTCAACACCAATAGGCAGCTCATCGACGGGATGCTGGTAACTACTTATGATAAGACGGAGAAAAACGTTAACTTCCTACAAGAAGGTGTAGGCGAACTCTTTGGTGATAGAGGTATCAAAGGACACAAAGTGCCTTTTGAGATTGACCATATTAAGGTTGATAATTCTACCCAACCACCGAGAATCACCATCATTGGTAAAACAGACCCCGCAACAGGCAATGCCCCTACAATGGAGCTACCCACAGGGCGTGACTACCAAATCGTCGACAGTGCAGGAAAGGTTTACTCTGTGGATGAAGGGGGAAATACTACCGATATCGGCAAACTAAGTTCCACTAAGTTAGCACATAAGCCTACTTATAAAGCCTCTACAGGCAAAGACGGTACACCTACACAGGTTGTCAGTGATAACTTTACTGTTCGCTGGGATTTTGAAGGTTCTAATTATGCTTATGACACTCGTGGCGAAGTGCCTTACAAAGCCTTGGTAAAGGATAAAGACGAGCACTTTAACGTGCTTATCTCTCAGAAAGATACGACTGCCTACCGCTTTGTATTCCGCAATGAAAAAGGGGTAGAGATCCCTTCAAAAGAGCTTGAAAAGGGAAAGTTTGAACTCAGCTGTAAAGGGCTTTACGACTTCGCCGACGAGCCGCTATGGGTGGTAGCTGTCCCTAAGAAAGGTGGCAAAGATGCTCAAGGGGAAGTCATCAGTCAGTGTGTATTAGTGCATCTGGCTGAAAAAGAGGTCAATGTGGTGTTGGTGCCTACCTCAAAGAGCGTTCGCATCACTGACGCTGCCCTTAAAGAGGTGAGTGCCATCTACCAGCGGGTAGGAGTGCAACTGCATTTTAGCGAGGAGGCTGTATTTGACATCTCTAAGTTCTTGCAAGATGGTAAGTTACCAACAGAAAATAAGCTGGGTGACCTCTCAACTTACAGTCCTGAGCAGAATGCTATCATCAGTGAGTTTAAGCAAAGCCATAGTGTAAAGAGTGATGCTTATTACCTCTTTATCACCGACAGCGGCAGTAGCACAGGGCAAGGGGGCTATATGCGGCTTAATGGTCAGTTTGGGTTTGTCTATGGGCTCAACCCCAAAGTGCTCGCCCACGAACTGGGACACGGCGCCTTCCAGCTCGAGCACCCCAAAGCCTCCGACCTGCTGATGAGCGCCAGTGGCGAGGGCACTGCCTTCGCATACGAGCAATGGAAGCAAATCAACGACCCTAAAGTAAAACTGTATGCTTTTCAAGGACAAGGGGAAGGAGAGTATAATGCAAATGCACATTTAGGATTGACTCCTGATGGTGTTATTTTTGATACATTCTTTTTAAATGGCAAAAAAATAAACACTACTATTGAAGTTGCACCAGATAAATATACTATACAAAAGATTAGTTATCAGGGGTATCAATATTATTGGGATAGACAATCTAAAGCTTTTGTGGGCATAGGAGGCATAGAAGGAGCAATAAAAGTAAAGAGAGAAGCTAAAAATATCAATAATAAAGTAAATATTTATCGCAGTCGTAAAGATGGGTGTACTTATGATTATTTGACGATTCCTTGGGAAACGAAAGATGAGCAATCAACAAATATTGTTCAAACCATAGAGAAATACATAGCTCAATACAATGAAAGCTATTGGAGAATCGCACCGTATACAGTTCGAGATGCTTCTTGTGGAAAGGAATTTTTCACTCATTTACGAGAGAGAGATTTGCAAGAATGTAGTACTACTGAAATAAATGAAGGAAGAAAAATATTGCAAGGACTTTTAGCGGAAGCTAATCCTGAAAGGGTAACCTCAATAGTAAACAGTTATTGTATGGCTGCTATATCAGGGTTAACCTATGGCGAAATAGAAAAATTATTTGATATTATAGCCAGTCAGGAAAGAATTACAGAACATTCGGAAGTAGCGTTGCTCCGTTTGATGTCTGGAATTAAGACGACAGATTACAAGCGTTTTTATGCCCATTTAGAAGCCAAAGGCAATAAACTATTGAAACATCTTATAGAGGAAATAGATGATGCCTCTGTTAATTTCTTGACCGATAAGAAGAATTATACTAACTTTATAGGAGCTTTGGTGTGGATGTTTAACCATAATCCAGCTTCTATTGAAGATAGGTGGGGTAAAAATGAAGAAGATTTTGCCAAAAGAACACTTAACTTAAATCCTATTAGTTATAGTGAATATTCCTCTTTTATGTATTCCTCCTCCACATCAAAGAAAAATGAAGGAGAGTACGTTAGTGCTACAGGAAATATAAAACTTTACGATGTTTATACGATTAAATCTTCTAAAACAGTTCTTGTAAAAGGAGATGTTCCAATAGATGTAGTCGAACAAAGAGAACCTATTGCTGAAGTTTCTCCATTAACGCCACTTATTATCGTTCCTGATAAGGATAAATTACCTTTGTTGCAAACAGCATTGGAAGGGAATAATTTAGGGAATGAAGTATATATAGTACCTGCTATTTTCTTAAAGTATAGCAAGGATAAAATAAGGAATGACTATATAGAAAAAGGTGTTATTACCACCTTAGATGTAGCAACAATAGCGCTTAGTGGAGGAACCGCTTTGGCTACAAAAGTGCATTGGGTACGTCGTGCTTGGGCATTGGTGGAAGTAGTAGGAGCTGTGGGAAATATTGTTGTAAACACACAAGATATAGACCCTAATAGTCTTTTAGGACAGGTTGTAAACAGTTACAACTTGGCAATGGGAGTTATAGGGATAAAGAATCTTGGACAAGCAGGCTATAAGTTTGCTAAGAACCTACCACAAGCTACAAAAAATCTTCTACAGAAGAATGGGAATTTGAGAAGTTTGTTAGTAGAAAAATATCTATCTTATAGGATAGCTATTACTAAACTTAAAAACTCTGATGAATGGGTAAAACTTTCTTCTGATGTACGAAAAGAAATTGTACAACAAGAGAAAGTCTTTATTGAATTTGCTAATGCTAAGAATATACCTAATGACCAATGGGGTATTAAGGGTGTTTTTATTAATGGAAAAACAAGCGAGGATATATTGAGTATTCCTAAAGGACAAAGACCTGCCCCAAGTACTTATCTAAGTTCAGGTTATATCCAACAACACTTAGCAAAGTTTGAAAAAGAAGGTATTGTTTCTAGAATTGTAACAAAAAAGAGTTATGAAACTTTTGGAATAGGTAAGCCAGATATAGGAAAAACAGAATTTGTAAGTACAAAAGGAGAAATAGATGATATAATAAGAAAATCTAATGGGAATATAAAATTAATAGCAGAAGAGTTAGGAATTCCGCCAACTCAACTACAAGAAGGAGGATTAGTAAGAATTGATTTTAAAATTTCTGATAGATATAAAGTAGAAGTTCCAAGTGGAAATGAATTTGGAACTAATGATTTATGGTTGCCAGGAGGAAAGTTACCCAATGGAAAATTAGAAGCTATTATTAAAACAGAAGGAATGGTGAAAGATATTGATTATACTATAAAAGATATATATTAAAACATTATGGGAGAAATAAAAGAAATATATATAAAAAGATGGGATTATATTTTGTACGAAATTGATGATAAGAAAATATTAACTGTAATGTTTTTCGCTTCTTACGTTGATTATCCGAGAAGTTTTTATTTAGAAGGAAGTGAACTTAATTTAAATTATGAAGAATTATCCGTTCTTGCAGAGAGGATTAGATTTAATTATGATGCTTTTAAAAATAGAGAGATAATTCCTCCTATTATGAAATAAATTCTCATTGTTCTCGTTAGACAAAAACTAGCATAGATGTAGCTTAATTAGACAATCCTTCTCAGGCTGAAAAGCAATTAGTAGAGAAGCAAGCGGAGGTTTGGAAAGCATTAGGGTTTGAAAATAAAATAGATGATATACTTCTAAATGCTAAATGGGTGGATGATTTGGAAACTGTAATAGGGATAAATGTCAAAAATAAAATTAAAGAATGGGTAAGAGAAGGATTGAACTATTCCAAATTAGAAAGTAGTTTTAACAAAAGCTCAAATAAACTAGAGCTTTTTTCAAAGCTTGAAAAAGCAAAAAGTATAAATCATCAAAAAGTTATCATAGGTGATTATGAGAGCATTTCTGGAATTACAAAAGGCGAATATATAAGTAATTCTGTAGACAATGTAAAAGATAACGTAATAATAAAAATACATAAAAACAATTTTACACTAAAAAAATTTCAGGCAGAAACTTTTGCTAAAAATAGTAAATTAATTGAACGAAAAGAAATAGATGTAATAGAAGATTTAGGCAATGGAATTCAATTTGTTAGAATTAAACCAGGCACTAAGCTATATCGTGTTTTTGATGGGTACAAACCTTGGGATGATATTTCGCAAACAGGAAATACATTACCAAAAGGGAATTATTGGACTTTCGATAAACCA from Capnocytophaga haemolytica harbors:
- a CDS encoding fibronectin type III domain-containing protein; the encoded protein is MAIFAVRKPTEIAMSSLKQFVSTLLLFCSLLSYGQQYPVEVHVAATPPYEQSLRAYWSSPERKIQVHLLLKDLHSATQQIALRFSLENMQGGIIAQTSDYALPYLETLSPSQRITLDNQQFRQLFAFENLTGITQPFYDNLLPEGGYFLCFRAFNPVTQMPVSNKGRAYIQIRRFSPPLLTLPHRGEVLSKLSDFQQLPFQWTPRDPVPFTRYEFTLKEVWDLSLSAEEAFLSGRLIHQEETSATSLLYGVDKPLLTDNKRYVWRVRAFTDNPNAAMDTPSYFKNGGTSEVFYFDYISQCQPPQMLSAKAQSHSANVQWIGSLPIGTEGSYKVMYREKGKTWHSQLASQPSTTLVGLKDGKRYIYKVGVPCNLQGGNVGVFGGQAYAFSPEQEFNTPQKTDKEGNVQCGTKPTIRITNREPLQDPLAPNDTFIAGDFPVTVLEAQGGGGTYSGKGIVEIPYLANSKVLVTFSNIKLNTNRQLIDGMLVTTYDKTEKNVNFLQEGVGELFGDRGIKGHKVPFEIDHIKVDNSTQPPRITIIGKTDPATGNAPTMELPTGRDYQIVDSAGKVYSVDEGGNTTDIGKLSSTKLAHKPTYKASTGKDGTPTQVVSDNFTVRWDFEGSNYAYDTRGEVPYKALVKDKDEHFNVLISQKDTTAYRFVFRNEKGVEIPSKELEKGKFELSCKGLYDFADEPLWVVAVPKKGGKDAQGEVISQCVLVHLAEKEVNVVLVPTSKSVRITDAALKEVSAIYQRVGVQLHFSEEAVFDISKFLQDGKLPTENKLGDLSTYSPEQNAIISEFKQSHSVKSDAYYLFITDSGSSTGQGGYMRLNGQFGFVYGLNPKVLAHELGHGAFQLEHPKASDLLMSASGEGTAFAYEQWKQINDPKVKLYAFQGQGEGEYNANAHLGLTPDGVIFDTFFLNGKKINTTIEVAPDKYTIQKISYQGYQYYWDRQSKAFVGIGGIEGAIKVKREAKNINNKVNIYRSRKDGCTYDYLTIPWETKDEQSTNIVQTIEKYIAQYNESYWRIAPYTVRDASCGKEFFTHLRERDLQECSTTEINEGRKILQGLLAEANPERVTSIVNSYCMAAISGLTYGEIEKLFDIIASQERITEHSEVALLRLMSGIKTTDYKRFYAHLEAKGNKLLKHLIEEIDDASVNFLTDKKNYTNFIGALVWMFNHNPASIEDRWGKNEEDFAKRTLNLNPISYSEYSSFMYSSSTSKKNEGEYVSATGNIKLYDVYTIKSSKTVLVKGDVPIDVVEQREPIAEVSPLTPLIIVPDKDKLPLLQTALEGNNLGNEVYIVPAIFLKYSKDKIRNDYIEKGVITTLDVATIALSGGTALATKVHWVRRAWALVEVVGAVGNIVVNTQDIDPNSLLGQVVNSYNLAMGVIGIKNLGQAGYKFAKNLPQATKNLLQKNGNLRSLLVEKYLSYRIAITKLKNSDEWVKLSSDVRKEIVQQEKVFIEFANAKNIPNDQWGIKGVFINGKTSEDILSIPKGQRPAPSTYLSSGYIQQHLAKFEKEGIVSRIVTKKSYETFGIGKPDIGKTEFVSTKGEIDDIIRKSNGNIKLIAEELGIPPTQLQEGGLVRIDFKISDRYKVEVPSGNEFGTNDLWLPGGKLPNGKLEAIIKTEGMVKDIDYTIKDIY